The following are from one region of the Parafrankia irregularis genome:
- a CDS encoding EAL domain-containing protein, which translates to MASPLVGSVLLLLLVVVPGSPGHLDPSVAVGAGLGLATVAAMSVAAATDLRPLALVASMATVTAVTVALATAESAELALTLLFWFPWAGSQVALAWSRLDAVGVHAAVVAAVALGAFSLHGWFTEFPLAGAGCAMGIWAAAVLTHTSLHRARDRTLTDPLTALASRVGLKQAGDRLVADILATGRQAVLMVVDLDHFKEINTAWGYETGDEVLRRFARRLRLVRPAPRLSARLGGDTFALLVPGAAVAADGGESPPSSADPPLADFGRALLRQVDGCLRINGCLRINGVEVEVEATAGLAAAPSCGNRITDLLSCADTALADARRRGEPVRVWTTGMAAVQPWELELQAQLRSAIERDELELHYQPMREAATGRTVGVEALMRWRHPTRGLLPPASFLPMAERSSLIVELTWWELEEALRQCARWRAEGIQVPVSANLSPRLLVIDELPQIVAERLAAHDLPPDILTLEITENALVSQPARAAAMLGDLRVSGVKLSMDDFGTGYNSMEILKALTLDEIKIDRSFVADAHGSLPDVAIVRSVVDLGHRLGLRVVGEGIEDEPSERILTELGCDVLQGYAFSPPLPARDLTPLLTDPKRCGSSAAALAAPPAPRAGLSRDTRPPGDRSTGQPVDEGIGHARQAGATKDDNGRPAYTTMATEKGNGRWGEGGLIASVPADENDRLAALRSHRLLDTPPEPEFDQAAALAAELTACADAHVVLVDAEREWIKSWHGLKTAEVAGRVGVASHTVGSGEYLEVADAARDMRFAPTVHADPNAPRRFFAGMPLRTSEGRTLGALCVCDRMPRRLTPGQRRSLHDLAAQTMLLCDARRERLMNEEVADALQRLDQLWYPDDLPAAAGLTADVVRSLAVADAVAVMLATMPGATVFEAAGTSVSPGTEPLTHVGARANPDDEAALTALAHLRAPIFIADPAGTPLIPSSRTRQLDIGSALVVPMPDEGGLLGFVAVRWTRPLTQVDPIIRRSVTLFTAGARFTLHRLRATARRTAEHGKDS; encoded by the coding sequence ACCCTGCTGTTCTGGTTTCCGTGGGCGGGCAGCCAGGTAGCTCTCGCATGGTCCCGGCTCGACGCCGTCGGGGTGCACGCGGCCGTTGTGGCGGCTGTCGCGCTCGGCGCGTTCAGTCTGCACGGGTGGTTCACGGAGTTTCCCCTCGCGGGAGCGGGCTGCGCGATGGGCATCTGGGCCGCCGCGGTCCTCACCCACACGTCCCTCCACCGGGCACGGGACCGTACCCTCACTGACCCCCTGACAGCGCTGGCAAGCCGCGTGGGACTGAAGCAGGCCGGTGATCGGCTTGTCGCCGACATCCTCGCGACCGGGCGTCAGGCCGTACTGATGGTCGTCGATCTCGACCACTTCAAGGAGATCAACACCGCGTGGGGTTACGAGACGGGCGACGAGGTGCTGAGGAGGTTCGCGCGCCGGCTCCGCCTGGTAAGGCCGGCCCCGAGGCTCAGCGCCCGTCTCGGCGGCGACACGTTCGCCCTGCTGGTACCTGGAGCGGCCGTGGCAGCCGATGGCGGGGAAAGTCCACCGTCGTCGGCGGATCCCCCGCTTGCCGACTTCGGCCGAGCCCTCCTGCGACAGGTCGACGGCTGTCTGCGGATCAACGGCTGTCTGCGGATCAACGGAGTCGAGGTCGAGGTGGAGGCGACGGCGGGTCTCGCCGCGGCACCGTCCTGCGGGAACCGGATCACCGACCTCCTGTCGTGCGCCGACACGGCACTCGCCGACGCCAGACGCCGCGGTGAGCCGGTCAGGGTGTGGACGACCGGGATGGCCGCGGTACAGCCGTGGGAACTCGAACTGCAGGCCCAGTTACGCTCGGCGATTGAACGGGACGAGCTGGAGCTTCACTACCAGCCGATGCGGGAAGCGGCGACCGGTCGGACCGTCGGCGTCGAGGCGCTGATGCGCTGGCGGCACCCCACCCGTGGGCTGCTGCCGCCCGCGTCGTTCCTGCCGATGGCCGAACGATCCTCACTGATCGTCGAGCTGACCTGGTGGGAGCTGGAAGAGGCGTTGCGCCAGTGCGCCCGCTGGCGGGCGGAAGGCATACAGGTGCCCGTCTCGGCGAACCTTTCTCCCCGCCTGCTGGTCATCGACGAGCTCCCGCAGATCGTCGCCGAACGCCTGGCAGCCCACGATCTTCCCCCCGACATCCTCACCCTCGAGATCACCGAGAACGCGCTGGTCTCCCAGCCGGCCCGGGCTGCCGCGATGCTCGGCGACCTGCGGGTCTCCGGGGTGAAGCTGTCGATGGACGACTTCGGGACCGGCTACAACTCGATGGAGATCCTCAAGGCCCTGACCCTCGACGAGATCAAGATCGACCGGAGTTTCGTCGCGGACGCCCACGGCAGCCTGCCGGACGTCGCGATCGTGCGGTCCGTCGTCGACCTGGGCCACCGACTCGGGCTACGCGTCGTCGGCGAGGGCATCGAGGACGAACCCAGCGAACGGATCCTGACCGAGCTCGGATGCGACGTCCTCCAGGGCTACGCGTTCTCGCCCCCACTTCCGGCGCGGGACCTCACACCCCTGCTCACCGACCCGAAGCGGTGCGGCTCGTCCGCCGCCGCGCTGGCGGCGCCGCCCGCGCCGCGCGCCGGACTGTCGCGGGATACCCGGCCGCCGGGCGATCGGAGCACCGGGCAGCCGGTCGACGAAGGCATCGGGCACGCCCGGCAGGCCGGCGCTACGAAGGACGACAACGGCAGGCCCGCATACACCACCATGGCCACCGAGAAAGGCAACGGCCGCTGGGGCGAGGGTGGCCTGATCGCGTCCGTGCCCGCCGACGAAAACGACCGCTTGGCCGCCCTGCGCAGTCATCGGCTCCTCGACACCCCTCCGGAGCCCGAGTTCGACCAGGCCGCCGCCCTCGCCGCCGAGCTCACCGCCTGCGCCGACGCCCATGTGGTGCTCGTGGACGCCGAGCGGGAGTGGATCAAATCCTGGCATGGCCTGAAGACCGCCGAGGTCGCAGGCAGGGTGGGCGTGGCCTCCCACACGGTCGGGTCGGGTGAGTATCTGGAGGTCGCCGACGCGGCACGGGACATGCGCTTCGCCCCCACGGTCCACGCCGACCCGAACGCCCCGCGGCGCTTCTTCGCCGGGATGCCGCTGCGGACATCCGAAGGACGCACGCTCGGCGCCCTGTGCGTCTGCGACCGGATGCCCCGCCGGCTCACACCCGGGCAGCGCCGCTCGCTGCACGATCTCGCGGCCCAGACGATGCTGCTGTGCGACGCCCGCCGGGAACGGCTGATGAACGAGGAGGTCGCAGACGCGCTCCAGCGGCTCGACCAGCTCTGGTACCCCGACGACCTTCCCGCCGCGGCCGGCCTGACCGCCGATGTCGTCCGCTCCCTCGCCGTCGCGGACGCCGTCGCGGTGATGCTGGCGACGATGCCGGGTGCGACGGTGTTCGAGGCGGCCGGCACGTCGGTGTCCCCGGGCACCGAGCCGCTGACCCACGTGGGAGCCCGGGCCAATCCCGACGACGAGGCCGCGCTCACCGCGTTGGCCCACCTACGGGCCCCGATCTTCATCGCTGACCCCGCCGGCACACCGCTCATCCCGTCCAGTCGGACACGCCAACTGGACATCGGTTCCGCGCTGGTGGTGCCGATGCCGGACGAAGGCGGTCTGCTCGGCTTCGTCGCGGTACGGTGGACCCGCCCCCTGACACAGGTAGACCCCATCATCCGCCGCTCGGTGACTCTGTTCACCGCCGGA